ATCGTTGCCGTACGATGATCCGACCGCAATTCCTTCAATAGCCCGAATCCATCCAGCTTCGGCATCATTACATCACTGAGGATGAGGTCAGGGGGACGCGAGCGAATCGCCTCCAGCGCCGCTTCACCATCGGGAGCGACTTCCACGTCGAAACTGGAGGAGAGTAACTTTCGGACGTAGTCCCGCATATCGGCATTGTCATCCGCGAGCAGAATGCGGGAGCGTTTTTTGTCCCCGGTACCTGAGACATGGGCGGGCAAAAGAGCGTCGGTTGACAGAAATTCCTGGGTGTTAGGGACATCCGAGAGCCAATGTAAAGCTTCTTCAATGTAGGTCTCGCCTCGCAGGGCGGTTGATGCCAGCGAACGCTGCGCGCTGATTCGGTCAGCAGGTAAGTGGTCTTTGCCCAACGGAATAGTTACCGTAAACGTGCTTCCCAGCCCCACCTTGCTCTCGACTCGCACCGAGCCGCCATTGTGCTTGGCGAGCTCCTCCACCAGCGCAAGACCGATACCGCTTCCCTCGAACGAGCGCCCATGGGCATTCTTGACTCGATAGAATCGCTCGAACAGGTGCGGCAGATCGTCGGCGGGAATACCGGTTCCCGTATCTCGAACGGCGAGTTCAACCGCATCGCCCACTTTCCTCACTGAAACTTCAATCTCACCCTCGAAAGTGAACTTCAGAGCGTTCGAAATCAGGTTGAAAACGATCTTTTCCCACATTTCCCGATCGATGTAAACCTGCTCACCAATTTCCTCGCAGTTAATGAGTAGCCGCAGCCCAGCTCGCTCGATCGCCGAGCGGAATACACTGGCAAGCCCAGAAGTCAGTTGCGCTAAGTTGGCTGGCTCGAAGCAAGCCTCAATGCGGCCAGCTTCGATACGCGAAAAATCCAAAAGCGTGTTGACCAACTTGAGCAAGCGCAAGGAATTCCGATGAGCCACTTCGAGATTTCTTCGTTGTTCATCGGCCACCCCAGTCGAGCTGGCAAGGGTGTCCTCCAAGGGACCGAGCATCAATGTGAGAGGCGTCCTGAATTCGTGGCTGACATTGCTGAAAAAAAGCGTCTTCGCACGATCTATTTCCGCCAACGCGTCGGCACGTTTCCGTTCCTCTTCGTAGGCGCGAGAATTGGCGATGGCTGTGGCGACGTGTCCTTCTATCAGCTCAAGAAAACTGTGGTAGTCCGCGTCTACAATTCGCCGCGGGCTGAAACCCGCTATCAGGAACCCTGCTGGACCGGGCTGGCCAGCAGCAGCGATAGGAAGGATGAGGGCGCTTTCTGGAGATTCCGGCCACGGGCCTCCCGGCAAGTGTCCAAAGCGCTGTGTGAGATCGGTTAGGATCTTGGATGACCCACTCTCGAGAACCTCCTTGAAGGGCCAAGCAGTCAGAGGCGAGTTCGGGTCAATTCCCTCAACGGCGGCTTCACTGTCTCCGATGAAGCCACTCGTTGCAGCAAGGCGCGCATGGTGTCCGTCCTCATCGAGGAGGTAAAACAGCGCAAACGGAATGTCAGCAGGATTGCCTTCGAGAATCTTCGCAGCTGATCTACATGCCTGTTCCGCTGTTTTGGCGCTCGAGATCGTTCGTCCCAGGTCACGAAGTGTGCGGAGACGCCGGTCACTGATAACTCGTGCCGTTGTTTCGTAACACGCGCAAAAGATCCCTTCGACTTTTCCCGCATCACCCCAAATGGGGCTGTAGGAAAAAGTAAAGTAACCTTCCTCGCGAGGCAAATTTCGATTCAGCACATAGAGGAAGTCTTCGGACCACGT
This genomic window from Terriglobales bacterium contains:
- a CDS encoding response regulator translates to MALRILVVDDHEPVRRAITSLLAKRPDWHVCGEAADGVEAVARAKELRPDAVLMDVSMPKMDGLQATNALRQQLPGTKVIIISQNDPAVVRRQAAQVRADAYVGKDTMAQELIPSIEKLFVDAATNSSADTLTRRPGEEISAWLPGGGEMGERIRAFDWRKTVLGPVDRWPESLKTAVRICVGSRNPIVLWWGRSELSQFYNDAYISFLGSKKHPVFLGRSGRECWSEIWGTMAPMLEKVFTTGDATWSEDFLYVLNRNLPREEGYFTFSYSPIWGDAGKVEGIFCACYETTARVISDRRLRTLRDLGRTISSAKTAEQACRSAAKILEGNPADIPFALFYLLDEDGHHARLAATSGFIGDSEAAVEGIDPNSPLTAWPFKEVLESGSSKILTDLTQRFGHLPGGPWPESPESALILPIAAAGQPGPAGFLIAGFSPRRIVDADYHSFLELIEGHVATAIANSRAYEEERKRADALAEIDRAKTLFFSNVSHEFRTPLTLMLGPLEDTLASSTGVADEQRRNLEVAHRNSLRLLKLVNTLLDFSRIEAGRIEACFEPANLAQLTSGLASVFRSAIERAGLRLLINCEEIGEQVYIDREMWEKIVFNLISNALKFTFEGEIEVSVRKVGDAVELAVRDTGTGIPADDLPHLFERFYRVKNAHGRSFEGSGIGLALVEELAKHNGGSVRVESKVGLGSTFTVTIPLGKDHLPADRISAQRSLASTALRGETYIEEALHWLSDVPNTQEFLSTDALLPAHVSGTGDKKRSRILLADDNADMRDYVRKLLSSSFDVEVAPDGEAALEAIRSRPPDLILSDVMMPKLDGFGLLKELRSDHRTAT